One stretch of Spirochaeta lutea DNA includes these proteins:
- a CDS encoding calcium/sodium antiporter, protein MDILINTGAVLLGLVFLYGGGHFLVAGAGGIAKKLKISAIVIGLTVVAFGTSAPELFVSSLSALKGLASISLGNVIGSNIINIALVLGLSAIFMPIPVSKAIVRRDTPIMFLSYGLLILSILLWGFTEEQASIINRVEGFILLGVLVVYILTLYRKNKTADQNGADLEVIDLHELDNVSADEPWIPLLGKTLGGIAALAFGAEILVNGASWLAIHVFNVSERFVGITIVAFGTSLPELVTSIVAMARKEADISVGNIIGSNIFNTLAVIGVTAVIQPLPVMFSQFSLDFLIMVAISTLLYLVFIVLGKIQRWTGGVFLALYIGYVIFLLQNASV, encoded by the coding sequence TTGGATATCCTAATCAATACCGGCGCGGTCCTGTTGGGCCTGGTTTTTCTGTATGGAGGTGGCCACTTTCTGGTTGCGGGTGCCGGGGGAATTGCAAAAAAGCTAAAAATATCGGCTATTGTAATCGGACTCACTGTCGTAGCCTTTGGGACCAGTGCACCGGAGCTTTTCGTGAGCTCACTCTCAGCACTCAAGGGCTTGGCTTCCATATCCCTGGGCAACGTAATCGGATCAAACATAATCAATATTGCGCTCGTTCTCGGACTGTCTGCCATTTTTATGCCTATACCGGTCTCGAAAGCCATCGTCCGCCGGGACACGCCAATTATGTTCCTGAGCTACGGGTTATTGATTTTAAGTATACTCCTTTGGGGTTTCACCGAAGAACAAGCCTCCATTATTAACCGTGTAGAAGGGTTCATCCTCCTCGGCGTATTGGTGGTATACATACTTACCCTGTACCGAAAAAACAAAACTGCAGACCAAAACGGCGCAGACCTTGAGGTTATTGATCTGCATGAGCTCGATAATGTCTCTGCTGATGAACCATGGATACCGCTGTTAGGGAAAACCCTGGGAGGAATCGCAGCCCTTGCGTTCGGGGCGGAAATACTAGTTAATGGCGCAAGCTGGCTTGCTATCCATGTCTTCAACGTGAGTGAACGCTTTGTAGGGATTACTATTGTGGCGTTTGGGACAAGTCTCCCGGAACTGGTTACCAGCATCGTAGCCATGGCCAGAAAAGAAGCTGATATCTCCGTCGGTAATATCATTGGCAGCAATATCTTCAATACCCTTGCGGTAATAGGTGTAACCGCAGTCATACAACCCCTGCCGGTAATGTTCAGTCAATTTAGTCTAGATTTTCTAATAATGGTGGCTATTTCAACACTTCTCTATCTGGTTTTTATTGTGTTGGGAAAAATTCAGCGTTGGACTGGAGGTGTATTTTTGGCTCTCTATATTGGGTATGTCATTTTTCTCCTTCAGAATGCCTCGGTGTAA
- a CDS encoding THUMP domain-containing class I SAM-dependent RNA methyltransferase, which yields MSREIEFAITTIPGLEDVAAQECGGLGITIEATSSGFIRCRGKKENLTRLLLFTRTVLRVLDPIFQGNFQSQGDLEKHLFRFSWERFLRPWQTFKILTIGRSSLASDRFLTLRIKDSIVDRLSLKQGKRPSVDTKNPDVTLTLFLGDSNVTVYRDAAGKPLSFRGYRSQAGEAPLNEVIAAGLCNILGWQGRGVFIDPMCGSGTIAIEAALISKGLYPQRSRPQGFAISHWPDKKAFGWQDSAEFSPEPLHGEFCIIAADRDPKMIKYARQNARRAGVEMDIHFVHSPFNQLHERTAGIRSGLSSSGENHQEFILMNPPYDKRLNLQDDPGLYTDIGDTLKQQWSGAVAGVFTANGNQAKHIGLRTDRKITIKNGPLDGRFLIYTLY from the coding sequence ATGAGTCGAGAAATAGAGTTCGCAATTACAACCATCCCGGGCTTAGAAGATGTTGCAGCCCAGGAATGCGGTGGGCTTGGTATTACTATAGAGGCAACCTCCTCGGGGTTTATTCGATGCCGGGGTAAAAAGGAAAATCTCACTCGACTACTGCTGTTCACCAGGACGGTTCTAAGGGTTCTTGATCCTATTTTTCAGGGTAATTTTCAGTCTCAAGGAGATCTTGAAAAACATCTTTTTCGCTTTTCATGGGAGCGGTTTTTACGGCCCTGGCAAACCTTCAAGATCCTTACTATCGGGCGCTCCAGCCTAGCATCCGACAGATTCCTAACCCTTCGGATCAAGGATAGTATCGTTGACCGGCTTTCCCTAAAGCAGGGCAAACGGCCCTCAGTGGATACTAAAAATCCTGATGTTACCCTCACTCTTTTCCTAGGGGATTCGAATGTCACCGTCTACAGAGACGCTGCGGGCAAACCTCTTTCCTTCCGGGGTTACCGATCCCAGGCTGGTGAGGCCCCCCTGAACGAAGTCATAGCCGCGGGGCTCTGCAATATCCTCGGTTGGCAGGGCAGGGGAGTATTTATTGACCCGATGTGCGGGAGCGGTACTATTGCCATCGAAGCAGCCCTGATATCCAAGGGACTGTACCCGCAGCGATCACGTCCCCAAGGTTTTGCAATCTCTCACTGGCCGGATAAAAAGGCCTTCGGTTGGCAGGACTCAGCTGAGTTTTCCCCAGAACCCTTGCACGGAGAGTTTTGTATCATTGCCGCAGACCGAGATCCAAAAATGATCAAGTATGCACGCCAGAACGCCCGACGCGCCGGGGTAGAGATGGATATTCATTTCGTACATTCTCCCTTTAACCAACTTCATGAACGGACTGCCGGTATTCGATCAGGTCTATCATCCTCGGGAGAGAACCACCAGGAGTTCATCCTGATGAATCCGCCGTATGATAAACGTCTTAATCTCCAGGACGATCCAGGCCTTTATACGGATATTGGGGATACATTGAAGCAGCAATGGAGTGGCGCGGTTGCAGGGGTATTTACCGCCAATGGTAATCAAGCAAAACACATCGGTCTGCGCACTGATCGCAAAATCACCATAAAAAACGGACCTTTGGACGGCCGCTTTCTAATCTACACCCTGTATTAA
- the fusA gene encoding elongation factor G, with protein sequence METQKTRNIGIMAHIDAGKTTTTERILFYTGRSHRLGEVDDGNATMDWMEQEQNRGITITSAATTCYWKDCKINIIDTPGHVDFTAEVERSLRVLDGTVAIFCAVGGVEPQSETVWHQADTYNVPRIAYINKMDRIGADFFAVIEEMKEKFQCEPAVLTLPIGAENNFEGIIDLRTMEERHWNPDSKGSDIETRPIRDSHLEEAARWREVLLDQLTRFSDSLTEKVLDGQEVSAAEINSILREQTIQRALIPVTCGASLRNIGVQLVMDNIVDFLPAPDELPPIEGLHIKKQTNVLFNRSTDESPVALIFKIHHDREAGPMCFVRVYSGSIKAGTAVYNASKKKRERINRLLRMHSNRSESIDVLNAGDIGVIIGFKIAQTGDTIASEGLPVILESMHFPEPVISSAIEPKTLSDRDKLKEVLSLIAQEDPTFFWKEDEETGELIISGMGELHLDVVTTRIKDDYKLAAKMGKQQVSYRESISSPVDHSFSYEKMIGGKVQTARIQFTIAPSEKAAGNRFISKIRPGQVPEEFIRGIEQSVTSAFSSGIRFGYPCIDITFTLTGIDFTPETDSIFAYEAAASMGFDEAAELAGPVLLEPVMKIDIMTPKEYLGEVISGITMRGGLVQQIESRTAIEHIKAQAPLEKMFGYSTSLRSMTQGRGTFAMEFSHFSPK encoded by the coding sequence ATGGAAACTCAGAAAACACGCAATATTGGCATCATGGCGCATATAGACGCCGGAAAAACAACCACAACCGAAAGAATTCTCTTCTATACAGGGCGCAGCCACCGACTTGGCGAGGTTGATGATGGTAATGCCACCATGGACTGGATGGAACAAGAGCAGAACCGCGGTATAACCATTACCTCAGCTGCGACTACCTGCTATTGGAAGGATTGTAAAATCAATATCATTGATACTCCCGGCCATGTGGATTTTACTGCCGAGGTTGAACGTTCATTGCGGGTTTTGGATGGTACGGTTGCAATTTTCTGTGCTGTCGGCGGTGTTGAGCCCCAGAGTGAAACGGTTTGGCACCAGGCTGATACCTACAATGTACCTCGAATAGCATATATTAATAAAATGGATCGGATTGGGGCTGATTTCTTCGCGGTAATTGAAGAAATGAAGGAAAAATTCCAATGCGAGCCAGCCGTCTTAACCCTCCCAATCGGAGCAGAAAATAACTTTGAAGGTATTATCGACCTTCGCACCATGGAGGAGCGGCATTGGAATCCAGATAGTAAGGGCTCGGATATTGAAACCAGGCCGATACGTGATTCTCACCTTGAAGAGGCTGCGCGGTGGAGAGAGGTGCTTCTTGATCAGCTGACACGGTTTTCGGATTCTCTTACCGAGAAGGTATTAGACGGTCAGGAGGTTAGTGCAGCGGAGATTAATTCGATACTCCGGGAGCAGACGATTCAACGGGCACTGATACCTGTTACCTGTGGAGCCTCTTTGCGGAATATCGGTGTACAGCTTGTAATGGATAATATCGTTGATTTTCTGCCAGCGCCTGATGAATTGCCTCCCATTGAAGGGTTGCATATAAAAAAGCAAACCAATGTATTATTCAACCGGTCAACGGATGAGAGCCCTGTGGCTCTCATTTTCAAAATCCACCATGACCGAGAAGCCGGCCCCATGTGTTTCGTGAGAGTCTATTCCGGAAGTATAAAAGCCGGGACAGCAGTATACAATGCTAGCAAAAAAAAGCGGGAACGAATAAATAGGCTTCTCCGTATGCATTCTAATCGATCCGAATCAATCGATGTTCTGAATGCCGGGGATATTGGGGTTATTATTGGATTTAAGATTGCGCAAACCGGAGATACCATTGCCTCCGAGGGGCTGCCGGTGATTCTGGAGTCTATGCATTTTCCTGAACCTGTTATTTCAAGTGCCATTGAACCGAAAACCTTATCCGATCGGGATAAACTAAAGGAAGTACTATCACTGATTGCCCAGGAAGATCCCACATTTTTCTGGAAGGAGGATGAAGAGACCGGGGAATTGATTATTTCCGGTATGGGAGAACTCCATCTCGATGTTGTAACTACAAGAATAAAGGATGACTATAAACTAGCCGCAAAAATGGGCAAACAGCAGGTTAGTTACCGGGAAAGCATTAGCAGCCCTGTGGATCATAGCTTTAGTTACGAGAAAATGATTGGCGGGAAGGTTCAAACAGCCCGGATCCAGTTCACTATTGCTCCGAGTGAGAAAGCCGCCGGAAACAGATTTATTTCCAAAATCCGGCCGGGACAGGTCCCGGAGGAATTCATCCGGGGTATTGAGCAGAGTGTTACATCCGCTTTTTCATCGGGAATTCGCTTTGGCTATCCGTGTATCGATATCACCTTCACATTGACCGGTATCGATTTCACGCCGGAAACCGATTCAATCTTTGCTTATGAAGCGGCTGCAAGTATGGGGTTTGATGAGGCAGCGGAATTAGCCGGTCCAGTGTTACTTGAACCTGTAATGAAAATCGATATCATGACGCCGAAAGAATACCTTGGCGAGGTAATCTCCGGAATTACTATGCGCGGCGGATTGGTACAGCAGATTGAAAGCAGAACAGCTATTGAGCACATCAAGGCTCAGGCTCCTTTGGAGAAAATGTTCGGGTATTCCACCAGCCTACGAAGCATGACCCAGGGGAGAGGTACCTTCGCTATGGAGTTTAGTCATTTCTCCCCAAAATAG